A portion of the Rhodanobacter sp. AS-Z3 genome contains these proteins:
- a CDS encoding 2'-5' RNA ligase: MRAAMIEVGERFCKSHRICATPVGIDSLHLTLCPMGKPDWPPRPLEEALLAAAGEVREQGFTVNLDAAMRFSAKDGQFPFVLCADSATNEAALGLRKAIAAAQARFGLQVSGVSSFLPHVSLLHGTLIDSIEESIAPIQWYAAEFALIRSFFGESRFEVVASWPLASAPKPVVIDLMDELANMPDLPELPDDY; the protein is encoded by the coding sequence GTGCGCGCCGCGATGATCGAAGTGGGTGAGCGCTTCTGCAAATCGCACCGGATATGCGCAACTCCGGTCGGGATCGACAGCCTGCATCTGACCCTGTGTCCGATGGGCAAGCCGGACTGGCCGCCGCGACCACTCGAAGAAGCCTTGCTGGCCGCCGCGGGGGAGGTGCGTGAACAAGGCTTCACGGTCAACCTCGATGCGGCCATGCGTTTCAGTGCCAAGGATGGACAATTTCCGTTCGTGCTGTGCGCGGACAGCGCTACCAACGAGGCGGCGCTCGGCTTGCGCAAGGCGATTGCGGCAGCCCAGGCGCGCTTCGGTCTGCAGGTCAGCGGGGTTTCCAGCTTCCTGCCGCATGTCAGTTTGCTGCATGGCACGCTGATCGATTCGATCGAAGAATCCATCGCGCCAATCCAATGGTATGCGGCAGAGTTCGCGTTGATTCGCAGCTTCTTCGGCGAGTCGCGTTTCGAGGTAGTCGCCAGCTGGCCGTTGGCCAGCGCCCCGAAGCCTGTGGTGATCGATCTGATGGACGAGTTGGCCAATATGCCGGATTTGCCTGAGCTTCCCGACGACTATTGA
- a CDS encoding DMT family transporter — MTTPSPATPQPATPLPPRAVLLMLGSALLFALMAVSIRLASAQLHPFQITFFRSAFGALFALPLLHGRGLRFLHTPRFGFYLVRCVIGMGGMLAGFWAIVNLPLAEAVALSYSSPLFVTIGAVLFLGEVVRMRRWSAVVAGFIGVLVIVRPGSDAFATGSLVALLAAALTGAVTISIKSLTGSEPADRIVLLTTLLWIPLSLPAALAVWQWPHAQTWPWLVLSGAFGTGGHYCWTRALRLADASLLAPFSYLQLLLVAALAWWLFGEVVDRYTAAGALIIVCASLYIAWREHHLAQQQRRLLVAATSAEPTI; from the coding sequence ATGACTACGCCGTCACCAGCCACGCCGCAGCCCGCTACGCCACTGCCACCGCGCGCGGTGCTGCTGATGCTGGGCAGCGCGCTGCTGTTTGCACTGATGGCCGTATCGATCCGGCTGGCATCAGCGCAGTTGCACCCGTTCCAGATCACCTTCTTCCGTAGTGCTTTCGGTGCCTTGTTTGCGCTGCCCTTGTTGCATGGACGTGGCTTGCGCTTCCTGCATACCCCGCGCTTCGGTTTCTACCTCGTGCGCTGTGTGATCGGCATGGGCGGCATGCTGGCGGGATTCTGGGCCATCGTGAACCTGCCGCTGGCCGAAGCCGTCGCGCTGTCCTATTCGTCGCCGCTGTTCGTCACCATCGGTGCCGTGCTGTTTCTCGGCGAAGTGGTACGCATGCGCCGGTGGAGCGCTGTAGTGGCTGGTTTCATTGGTGTGCTGGTGATCGTGCGTCCCGGTAGCGATGCCTTTGCCACCGGCAGTCTGGTTGCGCTGCTGGCCGCCGCACTGACTGGTGCGGTGACGATCAGTATCAAGTCGCTAACCGGCAGCGAACCCGCCGACCGCATCGTGCTGTTGACCACACTGTTGTGGATTCCCCTTTCTCTACCAGCCGCGCTGGCGGTGTGGCAGTGGCCGCACGCACAAACGTGGCCGTGGTTGGTGCTGTCCGGCGCATTCGGCACCGGCGGTCACTACTGCTGGACGCGCGCCCTGCGGCTCGCCGACGCCTCACTGCTGGCCCCATTCAGTTATCTGCAGTTGCTGCTGGTCGCGGCTTTGGCGTGGTGGCTCTTCGGCGAAGTGGTAGATCGCTACACCGCCGCTGGCGCGCTCATCATCGTCTGTGCCAGCCTGTATATCGCCTGGCGCGAACATCATCTGGCGCAACAGCAACGTCGTTTGCTGGTGGCCGCGACGAGTGCGGAGCCCACCATCTGA
- a CDS encoding sulfur transferase domain-containing protein gives MYRCLLLSLALFGFAPFASAASSPPAELTGLPHVSFPAPHRVASGRLQASDIPALKHAGIREVIDLSVDSETPDFDEAAAMHAAGIDYRNLPIHGADDLSPATVTHFDRLLAEAGDRETLVHCASSNRVGALIALRAALIGGKNSEDAVAEGRRWGLKSLEPVVRARLSAWQSADTSAAPAPPTR, from the coding sequence ATGTACCGTTGCCTGCTGCTGTCGCTTGCGCTGTTCGGGTTCGCGCCATTTGCCAGCGCCGCGAGCTCACCACCAGCTGAGCTGACCGGACTGCCTCACGTGTCTTTCCCGGCGCCGCATCGCGTCGCCTCGGGCCGTTTGCAGGCCAGCGATATTCCGGCCTTGAAACACGCCGGCATCCGTGAAGTGATTGACCTGAGTGTCGACAGTGAAACACCCGACTTCGATGAAGCCGCTGCCATGCACGCCGCCGGCATCGACTATCGCAACCTGCCGATCCATGGCGCAGATGACTTGAGTCCTGCCACGGTCACCCACTTCGATCGCCTGCTGGCCGAAGCCGGTGACCGGGAAACCCTGGTGCATTGCGCCAGCAGCAACCGGGTGGGTGCCCTGATTGCACTGCGCGCGGCGCTGATCGGCGGCAAGAACAGTGAGGACGCGGTGGCCGAAGGCCGCCGCTGGGGCTTGAAGAGTCTGGAGCCGGTCGTTCGCGCGCGATTGAGTGCGTGGCAGAGCGCGGATACCAGCGCGGCTCCTGCGCCACCGACTCGCTGA
- a CDS encoding EAL domain-containing protein, whose translation MTLFVSSQLIACGICLFAGFYSLLARSAGQRDPMVLAFGNLCLLLAAYLLLTASIAQTNSLNLACSLVRWQVAIACLIFPAATWFIGHYAQLQRRRPWLGVACAIFGGLFFVNLFSPSSVIYSAIAKGAPIVLPWGETVSNFVGQKSSLFGVYYLARDAAYLWAIGCCIALWRRNSTRARPLTLYLLIQAVAAIHGEVISRAELRSVSYESLIFLALVVLMGDQLRRELQHRATLLTRNLDELRSETLRREQVESNLRHLAYHDTVTGLPNRLAVREHVQTALMAKNPAGSALIMLDLDHFRTINEALGHDVGDKLLKAVATRLVSAVPSGSLVARPGGDEFALHLKLPVGLAPAGAALDIAGDLTKQLTAPFRIGAHDLAIGVSGGIALLPGMAGDVDSALRQVAMALHKAKATGRNRTIVFEQAMQAQADRRLLLEKGLRLALERDEFELHYQPQIDASGQFVAAEALLRWCHPIEGMISPEEFIPIAEEAGLIHAIGRYVMQRACVEREGWPTAHATARVSINVSPWQLFAQDFVTSLQEIVNATRTLPRQVTIEITESALLHDLDDLTRKIDELANCGFHFALDDFGSGYASLGHLKKLPLHELKIDRAFIENLQAGVTDPFVNAIITIAHEQKLLVVAEGVETEPQRVALVEMGCDAAQGHLISQPLRADSFCHWLEQQPARQVLANG comes from the coding sequence ATGACCTTGTTTGTTTCCAGCCAATTGATCGCCTGCGGCATTTGCCTGTTCGCCGGCTTCTATTCCCTGCTGGCCAGGTCGGCTGGGCAGCGTGACCCCATGGTTCTTGCGTTCGGCAACTTGTGTCTGCTGCTCGCCGCCTACCTTCTGCTGACTGCATCCATCGCTCAGACCAACTCGCTGAACCTGGCGTGTTCGCTGGTCCGCTGGCAAGTGGCGATCGCCTGCCTGATCTTTCCGGCAGCCACCTGGTTCATTGGCCACTATGCGCAATTGCAACGTCGCCGACCATGGCTTGGCGTGGCATGCGCCATCTTCGGCGGGCTGTTTTTCGTCAATCTGTTCTCTCCCTCCAGCGTGATCTACTCAGCCATCGCGAAAGGCGCGCCGATCGTGCTGCCATGGGGTGAAACGGTCAGTAATTTCGTCGGACAGAAGTCCAGTTTGTTTGGGGTCTACTACCTGGCCAGGGATGCCGCCTACCTCTGGGCGATCGGTTGCTGCATCGCCTTGTGGCGGCGAAACAGCACGCGCGCGCGGCCGTTGACCCTCTATCTTTTGATTCAGGCAGTGGCAGCCATTCACGGCGAGGTGATCAGCCGTGCCGAACTGCGTTCGGTGAGCTATGAGTCACTCATCTTTCTCGCGCTGGTCGTGCTGATGGGTGACCAGTTGCGACGTGAATTGCAACACCGTGCCACGCTGCTGACCCGCAACCTCGATGAATTGCGCTCCGAAACGCTGCGCCGCGAGCAGGTAGAGTCGAACCTGCGCCATCTTGCCTATCACGACACGGTCACGGGCCTGCCGAATCGGCTGGCGGTGCGGGAACATGTGCAGACAGCACTGATGGCAAAAAACCCGGCCGGCAGCGCACTGATCATGCTGGACCTGGATCATTTTCGCACGATCAACGAAGCACTTGGCCACGACGTCGGCGACAAGCTGCTGAAGGCTGTTGCAACGCGACTGGTGTCGGCGGTTCCCTCCGGCAGCCTGGTTGCCCGACCGGGTGGCGACGAATTTGCCCTGCACCTGAAACTGCCCGTGGGTCTGGCACCCGCCGGCGCCGCACTCGACATCGCCGGCGACCTGACGAAACAGCTTACCGCGCCGTTCCGAATAGGTGCCCACGACCTGGCCATTGGTGTCAGCGGCGGCATTGCATTGCTGCCCGGAATGGCTGGCGACGTCGACAGCGCCTTGCGCCAGGTAGCCATGGCCCTGCACAAGGCCAAAGCCACTGGCCGCAACCGGACCATTGTTTTCGAGCAGGCGATGCAGGCGCAGGCGGACCGTCGGCTGTTGCTGGAAAAAGGCTTGCGCCTGGCGCTGGAGCGCGACGAATTCGAACTGCATTATCAGCCGCAGATTGACGCCAGTGGCCAGTTCGTCGCCGCCGAAGCGCTGTTGCGTTGGTGCCACCCCATCGAGGGAATGATCTCGCCTGAGGAGTTCATCCCGATTGCCGAGGAGGCCGGACTCATCCATGCGATTGGTCGCTATGTCATGCAACGCGCCTGCGTCGAACGGGAAGGCTGGCCGACCGCCCATGCGACAGCGCGCGTATCCATCAATGTCAGTCCGTGGCAACTGTTCGCGCAGGACTTCGTGACCTCCTTGCAGGAGATCGTCAATGCCACGCGCACCCTGCCGCGCCAAGTCACCATCGAAATTACCGAAAGCGCGTTGCTGCACGATCTGGACGACCTCACGCGCAAAATTGATGAGCTGGCAAACTGCGGATTTCACTTTGCGCTGGATGACTTCGGCTCGGGCTATGCCTCGCTCGGACATCTTAAGAAGCTGCCGCTGCACGAACTGAAGATCGATCGCGCCTTCATTGAAAACCTGCAGGCCGGCGTAACCGACCCCTTCGTCAACGCGATCATCACGATTGCACACGAACAGAAATTGCTCGTAGTGGCTGAAGGCGTCGAGACCGAGCCGCAACGGGTTGCCTTGGTTGAAATGGGCTGTGATGCTGCCCAGGGGCATTTGATCAGTCAGCCACTGCGTGCAGA